TTGACTTATGATAATTCTTACGAGGAAAACTAAGAGAACACATAGCTTGACCTATCGGGCCTGACACCCTAAAGCAAACAGGAGCGTTACATTTGGAAAGTGCTTCCTTCCTGCGGCCAAGGTGTCAGGCCTGTTTGTTTTGATTTTTTTAAAAGTAACCAAAGTCAGGATGAAATCCTGAAAGATATGGAATGCTGGGGGAATCCATATGATATTGCGCATTTCAAATGAAATTTCTTCGGTTTTCCGTCATAATTAGAAAAAAAGAATGTATAGTTGGGGGAAATTTGCATGCTTATCGATAAAAAAGTACTTCTTTGTGTCACCGGCGGGATTGCTGTATATAAGGCTGCTGCCCTGACAAGTAAATTAACTCAGGAAGGTGCGCATGTAAAAGTGATCATGAGTGAATCGGCACGTAAGTTCGTGACGCCGCTCACCTTTCAGGCACTTTCGAGAAATGATGTTTATACAGATACTTTTGATGAGAAGGATTCTTCAGTCATTGCCCACATCGACTTGGCTGATTGGGCTGATATCATCCTGTTGGCCCCAGCTACAGCCAATGTCATTGGCAAGGTGGCCAATGGAATCGCGGATGATATGATCACGACCACGCTACTGGCAACGGAAGCACCTGTTTGGGTTGCGCCGGCAATGAACGTGCACATGTACGCCCATCCAGCGGTTCAGAAAAATATGGAGACACTTCGGTCGTTTGGATATCAATTCATTGAACCGGGTGAAGGGTATTTGGCCTGCGGTTATGTAGGAAAAGGGCGATTGGAGGAACCGGAAACAATCGTGGAACATCTTAATCGATATTTCGGTGAACGCAAATCACAGAAACAGCCTCTTAAAGGAAAGAAATATTTGATAACGGCAGGACCGACTCGTGAAGCGATTGATCCGGTGCGTTACGTGACGAATCATTCCAGCGGAAAAATGGGCTATGCCCTAGCCGAAGAGGCAATTGAAATGGGTGCTGAAGTGACATTGATTACTGGCCCCGTGAACTTGAAGCCACCTTTCAAGGCTAGAGTAATACCAGTGGAATCGGCAGCGGATATGTATGATGCGGTATTCGATCAGTTCGATTCCAGTGACGTCGTAATCATGACGGCTGCAGTGGCAGACTATAAACCAAAGATTTATCATGCTCAAAAGATGAAAAAGCAGCCAGGGGAAAATGTGATTGAATTTGAACGGACAAAGGATATCCTTAAGGAACTCGGTGAAAATAAAACTCATCAGATCTTGGTAGGTTTTGCGGCTGAAACGAACAACGTCGAAGAATACGCTAGAGGAAAATTAGTCAAAAAGAACGCAGATATGATCGTTGCCAATAATGTTACCGTCGCAGGGGCAGGATTTGGAACGGATACGAACATCGTGACCATTTACGATAAAGATGGAAGTGCGATCGAACTTCCAAAAATGAGTAAAGCGGATATAGCTAAAAGCATTCTGGCAGAAGTATCCCGCATGCAAAAGGAATGATGTCTTATGGATATAGCATCCGTCATCGTGGATGTACCTGCTAAACAAACGGATCGAGAATTCGACTATCGCATACCTGAAAAGTGGAACCAAGTCATCAAGCCCGGAATGCGGGTCATCGTCCCATTCGGTCCAAGAATGGTGCAGGGATTCGTCACAGGCTTAAAAGCTAAAAGCGACTTTGCGAAATTACGCAATATAAAGGAACCAATGGATTTGGAGCCTATCCTTAATGATGAATTGCTGCAGCTTGGTGACTGGTTGACTAAAGAGGCGATGTGTTTTAAAATTTCAGCGCTGCAGGCCATGCTTCCGGCAGCGATGAAAGCAAAGTATGAAAAAGTTATTAAAGTCGTTGAAGATAAAAAGGAG
The DNA window shown above is from Peribacillus sp. FSL P2-0133 and carries:
- the coaBC gene encoding bifunctional phosphopantothenoylcysteine decarboxylase/phosphopantothenate--cysteine ligase CoaBC translates to MLIDKKVLLCVTGGIAVYKAAALTSKLTQEGAHVKVIMSESARKFVTPLTFQALSRNDVYTDTFDEKDSSVIAHIDLADWADIILLAPATANVIGKVANGIADDMITTTLLATEAPVWVAPAMNVHMYAHPAVQKNMETLRSFGYQFIEPGEGYLACGYVGKGRLEEPETIVEHLNRYFGERKSQKQPLKGKKYLITAGPTREAIDPVRYVTNHSSGKMGYALAEEAIEMGAEVTLITGPVNLKPPFKARVIPVESAADMYDAVFDQFDSSDVVIMTAAVADYKPKIYHAQKMKKQPGENVIEFERTKDILKELGENKTHQILVGFAAETNNVEEYARGKLVKKNADMIVANNVTVAGAGFGTDTNIVTIYDKDGSAIELPKMSKADIAKSILAEVSRMQKE